In Paenibacillus sp. 1781tsa1, one DNA window encodes the following:
- a CDS encoding SMI1/KNR4 family protein — protein MSEQRIYELMDELDMLLEEKVQDEENRELLEAYRQFEGVTDEQLDAFEREHGIRLPADFRAFYKRKDGSGYGFHVLYPSLEEGRETEPFYLLSLERIQKGQSTLVENRMDDYFTEEEIGELDSRIKPYLFQKKWVTFGMLGGGSLYLMFDFDPTEEGSYGQIIMYIHDPDFVYYVAGTFTELLEQSNRNLRALEAIEY, from the coding sequence ATGTCAGAACAGCGTATATATGAATTGATGGATGAACTGGATATGTTGCTGGAGGAGAAGGTACAAGATGAGGAAAACCGGGAGCTCTTGGAGGCATATCGCCAGTTTGAAGGTGTGACAGATGAGCAGCTCGATGCATTCGAGCGGGAACATGGCATTCGTTTACCTGCTGATTTTCGTGCGTTTTATAAACGTAAAGATGGGAGCGGTTATGGCTTTCACGTCTTGTATCCAAGCCTTGAGGAAGGACGGGAAACTGAGCCATTTTATCTATTGTCCTTGGAAAGGATTCAAAAGGGGCAATCCACGCTGGTGGAGAACCGCATGGATGATTATTTTACCGAAGAAGAGATCGGAGAACTTGATTCCCGGATCAAACCCTACCTTTTTCAGAAAAAATGGGTTACGTTTGGCATGCTTGGAGGTGGATCACTGTATCTGATGTTCGACTTTGATCCGACAGAAGAAGGTTCATACGGGCAGATTATTATGTACATACATGATCCGGATTTTGTATATTACGTGGCTGGGACATTTACGGAACTGTTGGAACAGTCCAATCGGAATTTACGTGCCTTGGAGGCCATTGAGTACTAA
- a CDS encoding cation diffusion facilitator family transporter, producing the protein MAEQPKSESFMSLVKKGNTSSAVAMAGNAVLAVCKGGAFLFSGSGAMFASAMHSLADAINQGFVFVGSVLSEKKPTRRFPTGFGRVINIFCMIAVIVVTIMAYETIHEGIHLLQHPAGHSGGLWINIGVLVLNILIDGAILIKAMKEILKEARAPKAAGFALVPAAIKNVGRAAPPTRLVFYEDVVAVLGATLALISVVVIALTNFALLDGIVTTIIGCLMIAVAFRVGYDNMIGLIGVAAPQDIEDKVSQTILADTHVADIQMMRIIQEGRYYHVEGLIELTKGLSLADADDIKFRIQEKLMTNPDIADAAISIIEDDGVNSWGKKHSDVVK; encoded by the coding sequence GTGGCTGAACAACCAAAGTCTGAGAGCTTTATGTCTCTCGTCAAAAAGGGGAACACCTCCTCCGCCGTTGCGATGGCAGGTAATGCTGTACTTGCTGTATGCAAAGGGGGAGCTTTCCTATTCAGTGGCAGTGGTGCCATGTTCGCTTCGGCGATGCATTCACTCGCTGATGCCATTAACCAAGGGTTTGTCTTTGTCGGAAGTGTGTTGTCCGAGAAAAAACCTACACGCCGCTTCCCAACCGGATTCGGACGGGTCATTAACATTTTCTGTATGATCGCTGTTATTGTTGTGACGATTATGGCCTATGAGACCATTCATGAGGGGATTCACCTGCTCCAGCATCCTGCCGGTCATTCCGGGGGACTCTGGATTAATATCGGTGTGCTCGTCTTAAACATTCTGATTGATGGGGCCATTCTGATCAAAGCCATGAAGGAAATCTTAAAAGAAGCACGGGCGCCCAAAGCCGCCGGATTTGCCTTGGTCCCTGCTGCCATCAAAAATGTAGGCCGTGCCGCGCCGCCAACCCGTCTCGTATTTTACGAAGATGTTGTCGCTGTACTGGGTGCCACGCTCGCGTTAATCTCTGTCGTGGTTATTGCCTTGACCAATTTTGCATTGCTTGATGGTATCGTAACCACGATTATTGGATGTCTGATGATCGCTGTAGCCTTCCGTGTCGGTTACGATAATATGATTGGATTAATCGGGGTAGCGGCTCCGCAGGATATTGAGGATAAAGTATCCCAGACCATTCTGGCAGATACACACGTTGCCGATATTCAGATGATGCGTATCATTCAGGAAGGCCGTTATTATCATGTGGAAGGTCTGATTGAGTTGACCAAAGGACTCAGCCTGGCGGATGCGGATGACATCAAGTTCCGGATTCAGGAGAAACTGATGACGAACCCCGACATCGCAGATGCAGCCATCTCCATCATTGAGGATGACGGTGTGAACAGCTGGGGCAAGAAACATTCGGATGTGGTGAAATAA
- a CDS encoding PotD/PotF family extracellular solute-binding protein → MKQLVRTFALVFVAAFALMILASYLNKSQGYSGGNTLTIYNWGDYIDPDLLKEFEDETGIKVIYQTFDSNEAMLTKIEQGGTTFDVAIPSEYAISKMKEEDLLVPLDHSKLTHLDNIDPRFMDLSFDEGNKYSIPYFWGTVGIVYNPELVDGLTFDSWNDLWDPRLKNQILLLDGAREVIGMGLNSLGYSLNDTNEDHLQEALKKLSTLTPNVRAIVGDEIKMLLANEEAAVGLVWSGDASEIMDENDKLDYMVPEEGSNLWFDNMVIPKTASNIEGAHQFINFMLDPEHAARNAEYVGYSTPNAEALKLLPEDISEDERFYPDETLTGKLEVYDNLGKKMLSHYNDLFLEFKMHSK, encoded by the coding sequence ATGAAGCAACTGGTACGGACATTTGCGCTTGTTTTTGTGGCCGCCTTTGCTCTTATGATCCTGGCTTCGTATCTGAACAAGAGTCAGGGGTATTCTGGCGGCAACACACTGACTATCTATAACTGGGGCGATTATATCGACCCTGATCTGCTCAAGGAGTTTGAGGATGAGACAGGTATTAAGGTCATCTATCAGACGTTTGACTCCAATGAAGCGATGCTGACTAAGATTGAGCAGGGCGGTACTACGTTTGATGTAGCGATTCCTTCCGAATATGCGATTAGCAAAATGAAAGAAGAAGACCTGCTCGTGCCACTCGATCATAGCAAATTAACCCATCTGGACAACATCGATCCGCGGTTCATGGACTTGTCCTTTGATGAAGGCAACAAGTACTCCATCCCTTATTTCTGGGGAACGGTGGGAATTGTATACAATCCCGAACTGGTGGATGGGTTGACATTTGATAGCTGGAACGACCTGTGGGACCCGCGTCTGAAAAATCAAATCCTGCTCCTTGATGGCGCACGCGAAGTCATTGGCATGGGATTGAACAGTCTCGGGTATTCCCTGAACGATACCAACGAAGACCATTTGCAAGAAGCGCTGAAGAAGCTGTCTACATTGACACCAAACGTCAGAGCAATTGTCGGAGACGAGATCAAGATGCTGCTTGCGAACGAGGAAGCGGCAGTTGGACTTGTATGGTCCGGGGATGCGTCGGAGATTATGGATGAGAACGATAAGTTGGATTATATGGTGCCGGAAGAAGGCTCGAACCTTTGGTTTGATAACATGGTTATTCCGAAGACGGCGAGTAATATTGAAGGGGCACACCAATTTATCAACTTCATGCTGGACCCGGAACATGCCGCTCGCAATGCGGAGTATGTCGGGTATTCCACACCAAACGCTGAGGCACTGAAGTTACTGCCAGAGGACATCTCCGAGGATGAGCGCTTCTATCCAGACGAGACACTGACAGGCAAGCTGGAGGTCTACGATAATCTGGGCAAAAAAATGCTCTCGCATTATAACGACCTGTTCCTGGAGTTTAAAATGCATAGCAAATAA